In one Pyxidicoccus xibeiensis genomic region, the following are encoded:
- a CDS encoding PAS domain-containing protein, with amino-acid sequence MSHPESSTSQLPSLADFLRDEREDIVRDFLALDRRTLASARRVVEQEDLKALLDHIPDVLDTIEAAARATEAGAPDVPPLRHDARRHALHRLHQHFTLDELAREYSLLRGVLLTRLGPRAGALSTRERMLLHESIDEAVLVAVKAYTERDTARLKSEQQLRSTVLEQLPSAVLIVEAPGGRLLYTNPQVARMLRAPPPSVGGIGEYHRYRGFHLDGRPLKDEEWPIARSIQQGELVEGEELRMERGDGTRGTFSVSSTPIRDEAGNITSGVAILSDITARKEAEEALERALAQARRTQAELQQARAEAELERTRLHSLFLQAPVAFAILRGPRYVIELANPLVCRFWGRGHEQLIGRPLFDALPEVVGQGIQELLDGVMATGTPYVGAGLHVRLAKAEGGALEDGYFNVVYEPLRDTGGRVEGIIVVATDVTENVAARKRMESLAQALHDSQERLRLVTDAIPYLVSFVDTEERYQLNNKTYERWFSRTPEGLHGVTVRERSGEANYARVQGPIRRALQGEYVTFETPYTYPGNREGFLEATFIPQRAPDGQVVGFVAVAMDISERKRLEAEQRQRAEFEQQLIGIVSHDLRNPISAIAMSAGGLLRRQGLDERTLGGITRILGSADRANRMIRDLLDFTQARLGGGIPLERKPGDLHELTRQVVEEVRLGAPEREILLEHAGDARGEWDADRLAQVVTNLVGNALAYSPPDTPVRVRTAQVEGEVVLSVHNQGEPIAPELLPRIFEPLQRAVPRAIHATRSIGLGLFIVREIVRGHGGRIEVRSTRDAGTTFSVFLPHAG; translated from the coding sequence ATGTCCCACCCCGAGTCCAGCACGTCCCAGCTCCCGAGCCTCGCGGACTTCCTGCGCGACGAGCGCGAGGACATCGTCCGGGACTTCCTCGCGCTCGACCGGAGGACCCTCGCCTCCGCCCGACGCGTGGTGGAGCAGGAGGACCTGAAGGCGCTGCTCGACCACATCCCGGACGTGCTCGACACCATCGAAGCGGCCGCCCGGGCGACGGAGGCCGGGGCTCCGGACGTCCCCCCTCTCCGCCACGATGCGCGCCGGCATGCCCTGCACCGGCTGCACCAGCACTTCACCCTCGATGAGCTGGCGCGGGAGTACAGCCTGCTGCGCGGCGTGCTGCTCACCCGGCTCGGCCCGCGCGCCGGAGCCCTGTCCACCCGGGAGCGGATGCTGCTCCACGAGTCCATCGACGAGGCCGTGCTCGTGGCGGTGAAGGCCTATACCGAGCGCGACACCGCGCGGCTGAAGTCGGAGCAGCAGCTGCGCTCCACGGTGCTGGAGCAGCTTCCCTCCGCCGTGCTCATCGTCGAAGCCCCTGGCGGCAGGCTCCTCTACACCAACCCCCAGGTGGCCCGCATGCTGCGCGCCCCACCGCCTTCCGTCGGTGGCATCGGCGAGTACCACCGGTACCGCGGCTTCCATCTGGACGGGCGTCCGCTGAAGGACGAGGAGTGGCCCATCGCCCGCTCCATCCAGCAGGGCGAGCTGGTGGAGGGAGAGGAGCTGCGGATGGAGCGCGGGGACGGCACGCGCGGCACCTTCTCCGTCTCCTCCACGCCCATCCGCGACGAGGCCGGGAACATCACCTCCGGCGTGGCCATCCTGTCCGACATCACCGCGCGCAAGGAGGCTGAGGAGGCCCTGGAACGCGCGCTCGCCCAGGCGCGGCGCACCCAGGCCGAGCTGCAGCAGGCCCGTGCCGAGGCGGAGCTGGAGCGCACGCGCCTGCACAGCCTCTTCCTCCAGGCGCCCGTGGCCTTCGCCATCCTCCGGGGGCCCCGGTACGTCATCGAGCTGGCCAACCCCCTGGTGTGCCGCTTCTGGGGCCGCGGGCATGAGCAGCTCATCGGCCGGCCGCTCTTCGACGCGCTGCCCGAGGTGGTGGGCCAGGGCATCCAGGAGCTCCTCGACGGCGTCATGGCCACGGGCACGCCCTACGTGGGCGCCGGCCTGCACGTGCGGCTGGCCAAGGCCGAGGGCGGCGCCCTGGAGGATGGGTACTTCAACGTCGTCTACGAGCCGCTTCGGGACACCGGGGGCCGCGTCGAGGGCATCATCGTCGTCGCCACGGACGTCACGGAGAACGTGGCGGCCCGCAAGCGGATGGAGTCCCTGGCCCAGGCGCTGCACGACAGCCAGGAGCGGCTCCGGCTCGTCACCGATGCCATCCCCTACCTCGTCTCCTTCGTCGACACCGAGGAGCGCTACCAGCTCAACAACAAGACCTATGAGCGCTGGTTCAGCCGAACGCCCGAGGGACTGCACGGCGTCACGGTGCGCGAGCGCAGCGGCGAGGCGAACTATGCCCGCGTCCAGGGCCCCATCCGGCGCGCGCTCCAGGGCGAGTACGTGACGTTCGAGACGCCCTACACCTACCCGGGCAATCGCGAGGGCTTCCTCGAGGCCACGTTCATCCCGCAGCGCGCGCCCGACGGGCAGGTGGTCGGCTTCGTGGCGGTGGCCATGGACATCTCCGAGCGCAAGCGCCTGGAGGCGGAGCAGCGCCAGCGCGCCGAGTTCGAGCAGCAGCTCATCGGCATCGTCAGCCACGACCTGCGCAACCCCATCAGCGCCATCGCCATGTCCGCGGGCGGGCTCCTGCGGCGGCAGGGGCTGGACGAGCGCACCCTGGGAGGCATCACCCGCATCCTCGGGTCCGCGGACCGCGCCAACCGGATGATCCGCGACCTGCTCGACTTCACCCAGGCGCGCCTGGGCGGCGGCATCCCCCTGGAGCGCAAGCCCGGGGACCTCCACGAGCTCACCCGGCAGGTGGTGGAGGAGGTGCGGCTGGGCGCCCCCGAGCGTGAAATCCTCCTGGAGCACGCGGGCGACGCACGGGGGGAGTGGGACGCGGACCGGCTGGCCCAGGTGGTGACGAACCTGGTGGGCAACGCGCTGGCCTACAGCCCGCCGGACACGCCCGTCCGGGTGCGCACCGCGCAGGTGGAGGGCGAGGTCGTCCTCTCCGTCCACAACCAGGGCGAGCCGATTGCCCCGGAGCTGCTGCCCCGCATCTTCGAGCCCCTCCAGCGCGCGGTGCCCCGGGCCATCCATGCCACGCGCAGCATCGGCCTGGGCCTCTTCATCGTGCGCGAAATCGTCCGGGGCCACGGCGGCCGCATCGAGGTGCGGTCCACCCGGGACGCGGGCACGACGTTCTCCGTCTTCCTCCCCCACGCGGGCTGA
- a CDS encoding tetratricopeptide repeat protein, with product MATEGRGDWKRRESLKSALVQVGVVAVLLVGAVAWFVHRGGVRKQTEERMHAARLASQRGNPADLAQAMKELEAVFQLNDKSRDAQALAADIQTMLWLEHRQPGADAKAREFLTRAEALESRSGERYGARALHMLAEGKAAEAEKYLEELRSQGASSPKLTLALAMALQARGDLPGARQAFARAAETAWKDPRFTTAFGEALLDEGQYGPAVEAFGKATSVNPDHLLARVSAALAHTYQGRKTEEAQKVLAEVQGRGAELTPVLKARAGALKAELALARGAPDEALQAADEALKAWADDHYALFARARALAVKKAPDARAAFEAAVAKRRNAPLLYLDGARALQGAGDGAGALALLDAYEATFGPVQVTLADGKKAGQLEQDGRYWLARGGVLEAAGRQDDALAAYDKAITARGVGLARAQYAKGALLLARKDYANARALLASVAPDSGAGALAEAYTAMGDLLFAQSEYAAGCQHYYFGLARARAQGTPREELAARIDGIKKNLESAGQGSMARAWVTETGALLQ from the coding sequence ATGGCCACCGAAGGGCGCGGGGACTGGAAGCGGCGAGAGAGCCTGAAGAGCGCGCTGGTGCAGGTAGGCGTGGTGGCCGTGCTCCTCGTGGGCGCGGTGGCCTGGTTCGTCCACCGGGGCGGTGTGCGCAAGCAGACCGAGGAGCGCATGCACGCGGCCCGCCTGGCCTCCCAGCGCGGCAACCCCGCCGACCTGGCGCAGGCCATGAAGGAGCTGGAGGCCGTCTTCCAGCTCAACGACAAGTCCCGGGACGCCCAGGCCCTGGCCGCCGACATCCAGACGATGCTGTGGCTGGAGCACCGCCAGCCCGGCGCGGACGCCAAGGCCCGCGAGTTCCTCACCCGCGCCGAGGCCCTGGAGTCCCGCTCCGGTGAGCGCTACGGCGCGCGCGCCCTGCACATGCTCGCGGAGGGCAAGGCCGCCGAGGCGGAGAAGTACCTCGAGGAGCTGCGCTCGCAGGGCGCCAGCAGCCCGAAGCTGACGCTGGCCCTGGCCATGGCGCTCCAGGCACGAGGCGACCTGCCCGGCGCGCGGCAGGCCTTTGCCCGCGCCGCGGAGACGGCCTGGAAGGACCCGCGCTTCACCACCGCCTTTGGCGAGGCCCTGCTGGACGAGGGCCAGTACGGCCCCGCCGTGGAGGCCTTCGGCAAGGCCACCTCCGTCAACCCGGACCACCTGCTGGCCCGCGTCTCCGCGGCGCTGGCGCACACGTACCAGGGGCGCAAGACGGAGGAGGCCCAGAAGGTGCTCGCGGAGGTGCAGGGCCGGGGCGCCGAGCTGACGCCCGTGCTGAAGGCCCGGGCCGGCGCGCTGAAGGCGGAGCTGGCGCTGGCGCGCGGCGCTCCGGACGAGGCGCTCCAGGCGGCGGACGAGGCGCTGAAGGCCTGGGCGGATGACCACTACGCCCTCTTCGCCCGCGCCCGCGCGCTGGCGGTGAAGAAGGCCCCGGACGCGCGCGCCGCCTTCGAGGCCGCGGTGGCGAAGCGGCGCAACGCCCCCCTGCTCTACCTGGACGGCGCGCGCGCGCTGCAGGGCGCGGGGGATGGCGCCGGCGCGCTGGCGCTGCTGGACGCGTACGAGGCGACGTTCGGCCCCGTGCAGGTGACGCTGGCCGACGGGAAGAAGGCCGGCCAGCTGGAGCAGGACGGCCGCTACTGGCTGGCGCGCGGCGGCGTGCTGGAGGCGGCGGGCCGCCAGGACGACGCCCTGGCCGCGTACGACAAGGCCATCACCGCGCGAGGCGTGGGGCTGGCCCGCGCCCAGTACGCCAAGGGCGCGCTGCTGCTGGCCCGCAAGGACTATGCGAATGCCCGGGCGCTGCTCGCCTCGGTGGCCCCGGACTCCGGCGCGGGCGCGCTGGCGGAGGCCTACACCGCCATGGGCGACCTGCTCTTCGCCCAGAGCGAGTACGCCGCCGGCTGCCAGCACTACTACTTCGGCCTCGCCCGCGCCCGCGCGCAGGGCACGCCCCGCGAGGAGCTGGCCGCGCGCATCGACGGCATCAAGAAGAACCTGGAGTCCGCCGGCCAGGGCTCCATGGCCAGGGCGTGGGTGACGGAGACGGGCGCCCTGCTCCAGTAG
- a CDS encoding cyclic nucleotide-binding domain-containing protein, with product MSESSLRELGMDLIEERQFERALAVFAEAVRRVPADHRSRMMAARSLAELGERERAVTAYHACAEGLLRRDYLLSAMAACKLALDLAPNERRLKDTLMRLHARAVRNAPGRAAVPPPLPPEVLYDGKVDTDLMGLQGEELSNRAIEVLAATDPGGSADPNSRPPLPLFAELDRDAFLDLVGRMAWRRVKPEEVVSREGEPADHLYVLVAGKAEVTRQMDGEAKTLGFLGGGSIFGEIALLTGAPPTATVTAVSDTEVFEIRREHLNAVAKNHPAVPQVLADFAQQRMARNLMATSPMFQTLPESERGAMLQRFTFRALQGREKVLVEGEHSPGLFLVLAGELVVQKEDPAGGQVTLGVLREGDVAGEISLLTGLRASATVVATRKTAAAFLERAAFQELVKGFPHIRTYLEQLSDRRLKQIGEALRPAEIIDADELVLEPEAA from the coding sequence ATGAGCGAGTCGTCGCTGCGTGAGCTCGGGATGGACCTCATCGAGGAGCGCCAGTTCGAGCGCGCCCTCGCCGTGTTCGCGGAGGCGGTGCGCCGGGTTCCCGCGGACCACCGCTCACGGATGATGGCGGCCCGCTCCCTGGCGGAGCTGGGCGAGCGCGAGCGCGCCGTCACGGCGTACCATGCGTGCGCGGAGGGCCTGCTGCGCCGCGACTACCTCCTGTCCGCCATGGCCGCGTGCAAGCTGGCGCTGGACCTGGCGCCCAACGAGCGGCGGCTGAAGGACACGCTGATGCGGCTGCACGCGCGCGCGGTGCGCAACGCGCCGGGCCGCGCCGCGGTGCCGCCCCCGCTGCCGCCGGAGGTCCTCTACGACGGCAAGGTGGACACGGACCTGATGGGGCTGCAGGGCGAGGAGCTGTCCAACCGCGCCATCGAGGTGCTGGCCGCGACGGACCCGGGGGGCTCGGCGGACCCGAACAGCCGCCCGCCGCTGCCGCTGTTCGCGGAGCTGGACCGGGACGCCTTCCTGGACCTGGTGGGACGCATGGCGTGGCGCCGGGTGAAGCCGGAAGAGGTGGTGAGCCGCGAGGGCGAGCCGGCGGACCACCTGTACGTGCTCGTCGCGGGCAAGGCGGAGGTGACGCGGCAGATGGATGGCGAGGCCAAGACGCTGGGCTTCCTCGGCGGCGGCTCCATCTTCGGGGAGATTGCCCTGCTGACGGGCGCTCCCCCCACGGCGACGGTGACCGCCGTCTCGGACACGGAGGTATTCGAGATTCGCCGCGAGCACCTCAACGCGGTGGCGAAGAACCACCCGGCGGTGCCGCAGGTGCTGGCGGACTTCGCGCAGCAGCGCATGGCGCGAAACCTCATGGCCACCTCGCCCATGTTCCAGACGCTGCCGGAGTCGGAGCGGGGCGCGATGCTGCAGCGCTTCACCTTCCGTGCGCTCCAGGGGCGCGAGAAGGTCCTGGTGGAGGGCGAGCACTCGCCGGGCCTGTTCCTGGTGCTGGCCGGAGAGCTGGTGGTGCAGAAGGAGGACCCGGCGGGCGGGCAGGTGACGCTGGGCGTGCTGCGCGAGGGCGACGTGGCGGGCGAGATTTCGCTGCTGACGGGCCTGCGCGCGTCGGCCACGGTGGTGGCCACGCGCAAGACGGCGGCGGCCTTCCTGGAGCGCGCGGCCTTCCAGGAGCTGGTGAAGGGCTTCCCGCACATCCGCACGTACCTGGAGCAGCTGTCGGACCGGCGGCTGAAGCAGATTGGCGAGGCGCTGCGGCCCGCCGAAATCATCGACGCGGACGAGCTGGTGCTCGAGCCCGAGGCGGCCTGA
- a CDS encoding FHA domain-containing protein, producing the protein MPPRPPPSSRAGAGRSGGGAGADSENAKPPARRRPAPGAPSSEDEDFSAPLSGEEGYPEDGPANPELYGDASGAPRSRTDETRVAAMREVEEERPRQDEDDNPDATRAGPPVQMLVLAGPDRGRKKRFQSVRMVIGRNKDCDFVLEDQSVSRRHLELVYGEGGVVMRDLGSVAGTQVNDQRVDECVLKHGDELSLGKTRLRFVDEAEQLKELREQAEAREAEEKREREEAAKEAEEKRKSTSVARGSEVDPNDPRFNEATNANYKLPDLLRDEAKGKGKGVSKGKGAVAIPRPRPPTRSSVQGGMNSKQKLLVGVAGGVVVLLVAGLLLLPKGPPPPPPPDPAVERAKLLMQKAREAVRADDFANAVRLVEEAEKLRPGIDEEGLARGAKKQQEVLDAFQAVRALMDEKKFDEARAKLTDTPQGTAKTDDVRRKLEAELEEKDVLWRIQQVEEALATRDPEAVRPLLDKLPAVNRPAFETKLADLEAELAKESADDARRSRSQRERAAQAAKEKRQQFMEEAFVDVERRFNGGEYQRAILECDRVVDKHKGDKEVRDRAMTLKRLIPQFERNLADGQKKMDSNALEAAAKPLRLAAELYRKIGFRGSLGNTLDEQLASSSVAAGQAALKKGSLAAAGSNFREALRLNPGDGRARDGLETLQKKVEELYLQAYIQRDRDPQAAAEKFKIIIESASEGSEVKRKAEVFLSELQP; encoded by the coding sequence ATGCCTCCTCGTCCTCCACCCTCCTCTCGCGCTGGCGCCGGCCGTTCCGGCGGTGGCGCGGGGGCGGATTCCGAAAATGCGAAGCCTCCGGCCCGGCGCCGGCCCGCCCCTGGCGCGCCCTCGTCCGAGGACGAGGACTTCTCCGCCCCGCTCTCCGGGGAGGAGGGCTACCCGGAGGACGGCCCCGCCAACCCCGAGCTCTACGGTGACGCGAGCGGGGCGCCGCGCTCGCGCACGGACGAGACGCGGGTGGCGGCCATGCGGGAGGTGGAGGAGGAGCGCCCGCGCCAGGACGAGGACGACAACCCGGACGCCACCCGCGCCGGGCCGCCGGTGCAGATGCTGGTGCTGGCGGGGCCGGACCGGGGCCGCAAGAAGCGCTTCCAGAGCGTGCGGATGGTCATCGGCCGCAACAAGGACTGCGACTTCGTGCTGGAGGACCAGTCGGTGTCCCGCCGCCACCTGGAGCTCGTCTACGGCGAGGGCGGGGTGGTGATGCGTGACTTGGGCAGCGTGGCCGGCACCCAGGTCAACGACCAGCGCGTGGACGAGTGCGTGCTCAAGCACGGGGACGAGCTGTCGCTGGGCAAGACGCGCCTGCGCTTCGTGGACGAGGCGGAGCAGCTCAAGGAGCTGCGCGAGCAGGCCGAGGCCCGCGAGGCCGAGGAGAAGCGCGAGCGCGAGGAGGCCGCCAAGGAGGCGGAGGAGAAGCGCAAGTCCACGTCCGTCGCGCGCGGCAGCGAGGTGGACCCGAACGACCCCCGCTTCAACGAGGCCACCAACGCCAACTACAAGCTGCCCGACCTGCTCCGCGACGAGGCGAAGGGGAAGGGCAAGGGCGTGAGCAAGGGCAAGGGCGCGGTGGCGATTCCGCGCCCGCGTCCCCCCACGCGCAGCTCCGTCCAGGGCGGGATGAACAGCAAGCAGAAGCTGCTGGTGGGCGTGGCGGGCGGCGTGGTGGTGCTGCTGGTGGCGGGGCTCCTGCTGCTGCCCAAGGGGCCGCCGCCCCCTCCGCCGCCGGACCCGGCCGTCGAGCGGGCGAAGCTCTTGATGCAGAAGGCGCGCGAGGCCGTGCGCGCGGACGACTTCGCCAACGCGGTGCGCCTGGTGGAAGAGGCGGAGAAGCTGCGGCCGGGCATCGACGAGGAGGGCCTGGCCCGGGGCGCGAAGAAGCAGCAGGAGGTGCTGGACGCGTTCCAGGCCGTGCGCGCCCTCATGGACGAGAAGAAGTTCGACGAGGCCCGCGCGAAGCTGACGGACACCCCGCAGGGCACGGCGAAGACGGACGACGTGCGCCGCAAGCTGGAGGCGGAGCTGGAGGAGAAGGACGTGCTCTGGCGCATCCAGCAGGTGGAGGAGGCGCTGGCCACCAGGGACCCGGAGGCGGTGCGCCCGCTGCTGGACAAGCTGCCGGCGGTGAACCGCCCCGCCTTCGAGACGAAGCTGGCGGACCTGGAGGCGGAGCTCGCGAAGGAGTCCGCGGACGACGCCCGCCGCAGCCGCAGCCAGCGCGAGCGGGCCGCCCAGGCCGCCAAGGAGAAGCGCCAGCAGTTCATGGAGGAGGCCTTCGTCGACGTGGAGCGGCGCTTCAACGGCGGCGAGTACCAGCGCGCCATCCTCGAGTGCGACCGGGTGGTGGACAAGCACAAGGGGGACAAGGAGGTGCGGGACAGGGCCATGACCCTCAAGCGCCTCATCCCCCAGTTCGAGCGCAACCTGGCGGACGGCCAGAAGAAGATGGACTCCAACGCCCTGGAGGCGGCGGCCAAGCCCCTGCGCCTGGCGGCGGAGCTGTACCGGAAGATTGGCTTCCGGGGCTCGCTGGGCAACACCCTCGACGAGCAGCTCGCCTCCTCGTCCGTGGCGGCGGGGCAGGCGGCCCTCAAGAAGGGCAGCCTGGCGGCCGCGGGCTCCAACTTCCGCGAGGCCCTGCGCCTCAACCCCGGCGACGGCCGCGCGCGCGACGGGCTGGAGACGCTGCAGAAAAAGGTCGAGGAGCTGTACCTCCAGGCCTATATCCAGCGCGACAGGGACCCGCAGGCGGCGGCCGAGAAGTTCAAGATCATCATCGAGTCCGCCTCCGAGGGCTCCGAAGTGAAGCGCAAGGCGGAAGTGTTCCTGAGCGAGCTCCAGCCGTGA
- a CDS encoding TldD/PmbA family protein, translating to MPRATASQRRAPTSQLAPPVARRAPVTSLLPQPLLERLLAVAMERGGDFAEVYVERMVSTAVVLEESRIKSAQTGLIQGVGVRVISNGRVGYAFSDDWDEPALLRAASTAAMIAQGGGSERSFPVRRAAVPSHYRVSTPLADVEVALKADLLMRADKAARGFDSRVKQVNGTYADQTRRIAVANTEGRYTEDSQDLCRLAVSVVAQGKNGEQRSGMHGGGGRVSFNHWDSFPPEGVAREAARQAVATLGAVDCAAGPQTVVLAPGWSGILLHEAVGHGLEADFIRKGTSLFAGKLGEKVASDLVTVIDDGTVSNGRGSINIDDEGNPGERKVLIENGILKGYLYDGHNAKLMGQRTTGSGRRESFKHLPLPRMTNTFLAPGDHSPEDILKEVKRGLYCATFGGGQVDITNGNFVFEVSEAYQIEDGKLGRPVKNAMLIGVGPEALKNVTRVGCDPMPDPGMGVCMKGGQRLPVGVGLPTLRIDNVTVGGTKVG from the coding sequence ATGCCCCGAGCCACTGCGTCCCAGCGGCGCGCCCCCACCTCCCAGCTTGCCCCCCCGGTGGCCCGGCGTGCGCCCGTCACCTCGCTGCTGCCCCAGCCGCTGCTCGAGCGCCTGCTCGCCGTGGCCATGGAGCGGGGAGGTGACTTCGCCGAGGTGTACGTGGAGCGCATGGTGAGCACCGCGGTGGTGCTGGAGGAGTCGCGCATCAAGAGCGCGCAGACGGGCCTCATCCAGGGGGTGGGCGTGCGCGTCATCTCCAATGGAAGAGTGGGCTACGCCTTCTCCGACGACTGGGACGAGCCCGCGCTGCTGCGCGCCGCGTCCACCGCGGCGATGATTGCCCAGGGCGGCGGCTCCGAGCGCAGCTTCCCGGTGCGCCGCGCCGCGGTGCCCAGCCACTACCGCGTCTCCACCCCGCTGGCGGACGTGGAGGTGGCCCTCAAGGCCGACCTGCTCATGCGGGCGGACAAGGCCGCGCGCGGCTTCGACTCGCGGGTGAAGCAGGTGAATGGCACCTACGCGGACCAGACGCGCCGCATCGCCGTGGCCAACACGGAGGGGCGCTACACCGAGGACTCGCAGGACCTGTGCCGGCTCGCGGTGAGTGTCGTCGCGCAGGGGAAGAACGGCGAGCAGCGCTCCGGCATGCACGGCGGCGGCGGCCGGGTGTCCTTCAACCACTGGGACAGCTTCCCGCCCGAGGGCGTGGCGCGCGAGGCGGCGCGGCAGGCGGTGGCCACGCTGGGCGCGGTGGACTGCGCGGCGGGCCCGCAGACGGTGGTGCTGGCGCCCGGCTGGAGCGGCATCCTCCTGCACGAGGCGGTGGGGCACGGCCTGGAGGCGGACTTCATCCGCAAGGGCACCTCGCTGTTCGCCGGCAAGCTGGGTGAGAAGGTCGCCTCCGACCTGGTCACCGTCATCGACGATGGCACCGTGTCCAACGGCCGCGGCTCCATCAACATCGACGACGAGGGCAACCCCGGCGAGCGCAAGGTCCTCATCGAGAACGGCATCCTCAAGGGCTACCTCTACGACGGCCACAACGCGAAGCTGATGGGCCAGCGCACCACGGGCAGCGGGCGCCGCGAGTCCTTCAAGCACCTGCCGCTGCCGCGCATGACGAACACCTTCCTCGCCCCGGGCGACCACTCCCCCGAGGACATCCTCAAGGAGGTGAAGCGCGGCCTGTACTGCGCCACGTTCGGGGGCGGGCAGGTGGACATCACCAACGGCAACTTCGTCTTCGAGGTGAGCGAGGCGTACCAGATTGAGGACGGCAAGCTGGGCCGGCCGGTGAAGAACGCGATGCTCATCGGCGTGGGGCCGGAGGCGCTGAAGAACGTGACGCGCGTGGGGTGCGACCCCATGCCCGACCCGGGCATGGGCGTGTGCATGAAGGGCGGGCAGCGGCTGCCGGTGGGCGTGGGCCTGCCCACGCTGCGCATCGACAACGTCACCGTCGGCGGCACCAAGGTCGGCTGA
- a CDS encoding TldD/PmbA family protein yields MDYQQLAKKIVQRAKKKGARQAEAFLEVGRQSNVRVQKGQIEDLTQSTSKGVGLRVVLKDRLGFAYSSDFEPSGIDNLVDMALKLAGAAAPDKLNGLPGGKDLGRFADPGVLFDPKVAELPGDWKIKAALEVERAARAEESRIIAFNGVGAGDFVSEVYVASTEGLSGGYSGTYVYLYAMPVASDGANLQMGYWLDYKRFLDDLESPESIGREAARRAARMLGAKRVKTQQVPVIFDPLVASSFVTNVAAAAKGNAVYQKASVLAPHQGKRLAGAHVTLVDDGLLERGLATAPFDGEGVPTRRTPILDKGVLSGFLYDAFTARKAKARTTGNATRGYSALPSIGTTNLYLEPGTKTPQQLIGEVDSGLYVTSLLGHGADPVTGALSSGANGIWIEKGELAYPVQEVTVAGNLLGMLQDLDGLGNDLQFRGGSVGAPTVRFRQLTVSGE; encoded by the coding sequence GTGGACTACCAGCAGCTCGCGAAGAAGATCGTCCAGCGCGCGAAGAAGAAGGGCGCCCGTCAGGCGGAGGCCTTCCTGGAGGTGGGCCGCCAGAGCAACGTGCGCGTGCAGAAGGGGCAGATTGAGGACCTCACCCAGTCCACCAGCAAGGGCGTGGGCCTGCGCGTGGTGCTCAAGGACCGGCTGGGCTTCGCCTACTCGTCGGACTTCGAGCCCTCCGGCATCGACAACCTCGTGGACATGGCGCTGAAGCTGGCCGGGGCCGCCGCGCCCGACAAGCTCAACGGCCTGCCCGGCGGCAAGGACCTGGGCCGCTTCGCGGACCCGGGCGTGCTCTTCGACCCGAAGGTGGCGGAGCTGCCCGGGGACTGGAAGATAAAGGCCGCGCTGGAGGTGGAGCGCGCGGCCCGGGCGGAGGAGTCGCGCATCATCGCCTTCAACGGCGTGGGCGCCGGGGACTTCGTCTCCGAGGTGTACGTGGCCTCCACGGAGGGGCTGTCCGGCGGCTACTCCGGCACGTACGTGTACCTCTACGCCATGCCGGTGGCGTCCGACGGCGCCAACCTCCAGATGGGCTACTGGCTGGACTACAAGCGCTTCCTGGACGACCTGGAGTCGCCGGAGTCCATCGGCCGCGAGGCGGCGCGCCGCGCGGCGCGAATGCTGGGTGCGAAGCGCGTGAAGACGCAGCAGGTGCCGGTGATCTTCGACCCGCTGGTGGCGTCGTCCTTCGTGACGAACGTCGCCGCCGCCGCCAAGGGCAACGCCGTGTACCAGAAGGCCAGCGTGCTGGCCCCGCACCAGGGCAAGCGGCTGGCGGGCGCGCACGTGACGCTGGTGGACGACGGCCTGCTGGAGCGCGGCCTCGCCACCGCCCCCTTCGACGGCGAGGGCGTGCCCACGCGGCGCACCCCCATCCTGGACAAGGGCGTGCTGTCCGGCTTCCTCTATGACGCCTTCACCGCCCGCAAGGCCAAGGCGCGCACCACCGGCAACGCCACGCGCGGCTACAGCGCCCTGCCCTCCATCGGCACCACCAACCTGTACCTGGAGCCGGGCACGAAGACGCCCCAGCAGCTGATTGGCGAGGTGGACAGCGGCCTGTACGTCACGTCGCTGCTCGGCCATGGCGCCGACCCGGTGACGGGCGCGCTGTCCTCCGGGGCCAACGGCATCTGGATCGAGAAGGGCGAGCTGGCCTACCCCGTCCAGGAGGTGACGGTGGCCGGCAACCTCCTGGGCATGCTCCAGGACCTGGACGGCCTCGGGAATGATTTGCAGTTCCGCGGGGGCTCGGTGGGGGCGCCCACTGTCCGCTTCCGGCAGCTCACCGTCTCGGGCGAGTAG